Proteins from a single region of Paenibacillus sp. BIHB 4019:
- a CDS encoding VOC family protein, translated as MISKVGQIMLYVNNQDAARDFWTEKVGFHVVSEEDNGQGMRWIEIAPAKGADTTIILHNKAFVEKMSPGLNLGTPSLMFFSDHLDQLHSDLSNKQITVGPLVEMPSGRVFNFADHEENYFAVMEKK; from the coding sequence ATGATTAGCAAGGTCGGGCAAATTATGCTGTATGTAAATAACCAAGATGCGGCAAGGGATTTTTGGACAGAGAAGGTTGGTTTTCATGTCGTTTCGGAAGAAGACAACGGTCAAGGCATGCGCTGGATTGAAATCGCTCCGGCCAAAGGTGCCGACACAACGATCATTCTCCACAATAAGGCATTCGTTGAAAAAATGTCGCCTGGTTTAAATTTGGGCACGCCTTCTTTAATGTTTTTCTCAGATCATCTCGATCAATTACATAGCGACCTGTCTAATAAACAGATTACAGTCGGGCCATTAGTGGAAATGCCGTCCGGACGGGTATTTAACTTTGCGGATCATGAAGAAAATTACTTCGCTGTCATGGAAAAAAAGTAA